The following coding sequences lie in one Girardinichthys multiradiatus isolate DD_20200921_A chromosome 13, DD_fGirMul_XY1, whole genome shotgun sequence genomic window:
- the LOC124878785 gene encoding stathmin-like — MASAEDIQVKELDKRASGQAFEVILGAPAPDAKGEFPLSPPKKKDVSLEEIQRKLDAAEERRKNHEAEVLKHLAEKREHEKEVLQKAMEENNNFSKMAEEKLNLKMEANKENRTAIMAAMNEKFKEKDKKLEEVRKNKEVKEPGSEGTSED; from the exons ATGGCATCAGCTGAAG ATATCCAAGTCAAGGAGCTTGACAAGCGGGCATCTGGCCAGGCATTTGAAGTCATCCTGGGTGCTCCAGCCCCTGATGCTAAAGGAGAGTTCCCCCTGTCTCCTCCCAAAAAGAAGGATGTCTCTCTCGAGGAAATTCAGAGAAAGTTGGATGCTGCAGAGGAGAGGCGTAAG AATCATGAAGCCGAGGTTCTGAAGCACTTGGCTGAAAAGCGAGAGCATGAAAAGGAAGTGCTACAGAAAGCTATGGAGGAGAACAACAACTTCAGCAAGATGGCAGAGGAGAAGCTCAATCTGAAGATGGAGGCCAACAAAGAGAACCGCACAGCAATCATGGCAGCCATGAACGAGAAATTCAAGGAGAAG GACAAGAAGTTGGAAGAGGTGCGGAAGAATAAGGAAGTCAAAGAGCCTGGCTCAGAAGGCACCTCGGAAGACTGA